The genomic window CACAAACTGAGCATCGATGCCTTGCAAAACAACATGAGCTGCTTTGGATCTGTGCACATAGATACGGCACAGCCGAGACGAGGGGTCAGAACCCCGCGCCGTCAAAGCCAGAAAAGGCCAATTCTGGCTTGGTGTTAGCGCGGCATTGCAGGATTTTTTGACAGAGCGGAGACTCTGGCACGCATCTTTCGCAGCGGGTGCCGTTCCGCACCCCCTGTTCCCCTTCCCGCGCCTGCCTACCAGGGGGCGGCCTCACCGGTCAGGGCTTCGTAGGGCGGCAGCCGCGCCGCGATGGGCCGGCCCGCGACCACGACGATTCGATCCGCATGCGGCCGTGCGACGACCTCGTTGAGGCTGCGCGCGGGCAGCAGGATCAGGTCGGCGGAGCCGCCCTCGCGGATCGTGCCGGCATGGGAAAGCCCCATCATCGCGCCGGGCACCGGCCCGGCGAGCGCGGGCGCCCCCGCGAGCGGGTGATCGAGATGGAGGATGCGCACCCCGGCCCGGACGGTGTCGAGCATGTCGTGGTCGCCGTAGGCGTAGAAGGCGTCGCGGCAATTGTCGCCCGCGACCATGACCGGCACGCCCGCCGCCATCAGTTCGTGCACCGGCGCGATACCGCGCCAGCGCGGGGTGCGGCCCCGCCGCCGGTCCTGGAGGTACATGTTGACGGTGGGCAGCGTGACGATGCGGATGCCCGCCTGCGCCACCCGCGCGATCGTGGCCGCCGCCTGCGCCTCCGGCTGGAGCGCGAGGCTGCAGCAATGCCCGCAGGTGACGCGGCCCTCGTAGCCGTGGCGCAAGGTGGCCCGCGCCACCGCGTCGAGGGAGGCCGCAGTGGGATCACCGGTCTCGTCGACGTGCAGGTCCACGTCGAGGTTGCGCTCCCGGGCGAGGCCGAACAGGCGGTCGAGCAGGGCGTCGATCTCGGCCAGCGCGCCGCCGTGCAGCCCCCCGGTCGGGCGGGTGACGCCGCCGATCAGGCCCTCGGATTCCGCGATCAGGTCGGCGAGCCGGCGGCCGTAATCGGTGGCGTAGGCGTCGATCGGCGTCAGGCCGACGCCCTGGAGCGCGATCCGCCCGGCCCAGGCCGCCCGCATCTCCCGGAACACCGCCCAGGTCGTCGCGGCCTGGTCGCGCAGCGGACCGTCGTCCCCGCCGCTTTCCTGGCTGTCGAGATGGGTGCGGATCGCGCCGGTGCCGTGCGCGAAGGCGCAGGCGAGGCCGAAAGCCATGCGGCGGCGCAGATCCTCCGCATCCCAGTGGCGGGTGCGGTCCGCCGTCGTGGCGTCGCGGGCGCCGGGAAAGTCGCCGTCCGGATTGGGCGTGCGGGCGACCGTATGGCCCTTGTCGAGATGGGCGTGCGCATCGACGAGGCGCGGCCAGACCTGCCGCCCGGCGAGATCGGCGGACGGCGATGCCTCCGGCGAGCCTCCGGCCGGCAGGAGACCGGCGAAGGCGCCGTCCGCGACGACGATGTCGATGAGCGCGCAAGCATCCCCGTCGAGGATCGCGCCGGCGGGCACGCCG from Methylorubrum populi includes these protein-coding regions:
- a CDS encoding cytosine deaminase, with the translated sequence MSEPSFLPEARAFRLRNARVPAAFLTGGVPAGAILDGDACALIDIVVADGAFAGLLPAGGSPEASPSADLAGRQVWPRLVDAHAHLDKGHTVARTPNPDGDFPGARDATTADRTRHWDAEDLRRRMAFGLACAFAHGTGAIRTHLDSQESGGDDGPLRDQAATTWAVFREMRAAWAGRIALQGVGLTPIDAYATDYGRRLADLIAESEGLIGGVTRPTGGLHGGALAEIDALLDRLFGLARERNLDVDLHVDETGDPTAASLDAVARATLRHGYEGRVTCGHCCSLALQPEAQAAATIARVAQAGIRIVTLPTVNMYLQDRRRGRTPRWRGIAPVHELMAAGVPVMVAGDNCRDAFYAYGDHDMLDTVRAGVRILHLDHPLAGAPALAGPVPGAMMGLSHAGTIREGGSADLILLPARSLNEVVARPHADRIVVVAGRPIAARLPPYEALTGEAAPW